In Panicum virgatum strain AP13 chromosome 4N, P.virgatum_v5, whole genome shotgun sequence, a single window of DNA contains:
- the LOC120669593 gene encoding acylphosphatase-like: MFPSTCATAPRFLRPFTATAPRRGMAACAAAPSDPPPPPSPAPAPKAVRVVVKGRVQGVFFRDWTVETARALGLAGWVRNRRDGTVEALLSGDPDKVDEMVARRIPVGPPAAAVTAVVPSPADPVDPAEGFRRKPTA, from the coding sequence ATGTTCCCCTCCACCTGCGCCACCGCGCCCCGCTTCCTCCGCCCCTTCACGGCcaccgcgccccgccgcggcatggcggcgtgcgcggccgcCCCGTCCgaccctcccccgccgccgtccccggccccggcccccaaGGCGGTGCGCGTGGTGGTGAAGGGCCGCGTGCAGGGGGTCTTCTTCCGGGACTGGACTGTGGAGACAGCGCGCGCGCTGGGGCTCGCCGGCTGGGTCCGCAACCGCCGCGACGGCACCGTGGAGGCGCTCCTCTCCGGGGACCCGGACAAGGTCGACGAGATGGTGGCCCGGCGGATCCCCGTGGgcccgccagccgccgccgtcaccgccgtCGTGCCCTCCCCCGCCGACCCGGTCGACCCCGCCGAGGGGTTCCGCCGCAAGCCCACCGCCTGA
- the LOC120669594 gene encoding acylphosphatase-like produces the protein MATSAPADASSPPAPQRQTEPARKAVRVVVKGRVTGVGFRDWTASTAESLGLAGWVRNRRDGSVEALLSGDPAKIEDMITRRLPVGPPAATVTAVVPSPAEPVDPSAGFEIKFTV, from the coding sequence atggccacctccgcgcccgccgacgcctcgtctccgcccgcgccgcagcGGCAGACGGAGCCCGCGCGGAAGGCGGTCCGCGTGGTGGTGAAGGGCCGCGTCACGGGGGTCGGGTTCCGCGACTGGACCGCCTCCACGGCCGAGTCCCTCGGTCTCGCCGGCTGGGTCCGCAACCGCCGCGACGGCAGCGTGGAGGCGCTCCTCTCCGGCGACCCCGCCAAGATCGAGGACATGATAACCCGTCGCCTCCCCGTCGGGccccccgccgccaccgtcacCGCCGTCGTCCCCTCCCCCGCCGAGCCCGTCGATCCGTCCGCCGGGTTCGAGATCAAGTTCACCGTGTGA